In Macaca mulatta isolate MMU2019108-1 chromosome 16, T2T-MMU8v2.0, whole genome shotgun sequence, the sequence tttgactttttcctttagtTTAGTATTTTGGGGTcctaagatttattttcctttcacagtacaACAGCCTGTTTCATCAAATGCCTGTCATTGCCCCTTTAGGTggtttatcattattttttaattcatcatTCAACTTGAAGGTCGCTTATGTTGTTCCACTTGTACATGAATTCATAGAAACCATGAGTACTGGGTGCTGGGTCAGACCACAACTGTTCACTGTGGGAAGCCTTTATTTCTGTCTCACCTTTGTGCTATTTCTTCCCTAGATCCACCCTGATTTCAGCGGGCGCTCCTGGGTCTTGTATGCACTAGGTGCTCTGAATGCTTGGCAACTGGAATCGGTTAGCCTGGAGGCATTTAGACTGTCCTTCTACAACCACAGAAGAGCCATCACTGGCAGAGAGATCCTTGGCGCAGTTAAGCAGAGATCTTCTCAGAAGAGCTTTTGAACAAATGAAGTTGTTCGGAATGGCCTTGTTAAAATGACTCACTTGTCAAAACAACTGGATGTGTTGGAAGGCTGGGTTGGAAGACAAGATGTCTGAGAAGCTGTCCTGCTGCATGAGGAGTTTCACTGCTACACACCTAATCTCCGGGTCCTGTGTTTTTGGCCTCCAGCTTACTTCGTGAACATAATAAAGGAAAGGCATTTTCtcttgtgtgtgctgtgtgtgcacgtgtgtatgtgcTTGTTGTCTATGGCTTTTAATTTCTTATGTATGCTAATCCCCTGTTTTGTGCTTACCCGTTGTATTCTTTGAAGGACACAACTAGATCGATGACACTGCATAGCCATCATCTCTCCCCACTCCAGACTGAGGGTGGAGATGGCTGCACTAGAATGAACTGAGATCACAAAGGACTGGGGGGCAAAGTGGAGGGCACAGATGTGGGGGTATTAACCCAGGGACAGGGGAGCTTGAAAGTAGACAGTATTGTCCAAACTTGCAGTGTAATGAGGACTGCTACCAGCTTCTGGCTTTCTCCCTATCCACCTGTGCCTGCCTCTCCAATCCCTACCCACAACCTTTGCTTTGGCCATAATCTTCCCTTTTACCTGGCTTGTGTAGATAGCTATGGCTCTTGGCAGTGTTGAGACATTGTTTAGACTTCATGAggaaagatgatttttaaaatttaagcacCTCTGCCGTGATTTATGGGAACTAAAGCAAAAGGAATCTGCTTGCTCTTTGAGTATAAGAATTGTGGCATTGGTTATCTATGTAGCACTTATGTATAATAACGTGTGTAATAAGTGTGCAAGTGTCAAATGTATAATCTGGTCCCAACTGTGGGAAAAAGACAATTATAATAGTATGATAAAATCAAGggcaggcatggtgactcaagcctgtaatcccaatactttgggaggcagaggtgggcagatcgcttgagcccaggggttggagaccagcctgggcaacatggcaaaaccttgtctctattgaaaatacaacaattttctgggtgtggtggcatgtgcctataatcccagctacttgggagtctgaggcaggataatcgcttgagcccaggaagcacagATGGcggcgagccaagattgcactattgcactccagccctggccataggagtgaaaccctgtctcaaaaaaaaacccaaaaaaactgTAAGGTATAAATGGGATGACATGCcctagatgggtgggtggggggccTGGGAAAGCCTGGGTGGGTGACAGGAAGGAGAAGGCCCTAAGAATGGAGAAGGGTTCTGGGCTAAGGAAAAAGCCTGAGCAAAAGCCCTGAGGCAGGCAGGACAGTTCTTGGATTAATTGGAGAAACTAAATGAAGCTGGAACAACTGGGCTCTAGCAAACAAGGAAGAAATACAATAGGAGATGAAGCTGGAGGAAAAGGCTGGGGCCACGTGATGCAGGGCTTGGGTTTTCCCTGGGTACAGAGGGACACCACTGAAGAATTTTAGCTAGAGAATTGACATTTTACTTAggtgttttgttttcagacagggtctttccatgttgcccaggctagtcttaagctcctggcctcaagccaacctcctgccttgacctcccaagtagcctggattacaggcatgtaccaatGTACtcagctttattttgttttgttgttgtttttagttgAGATACACCCTACAGTAAAGTGTACAAATCTTAAGCACACCACAAAGTTCTACGTATGTATACCAGATTAAGATACAGAATGGTCCCATCACTTAGTTTTTAGACCTCTGTTGCTGCTGTGTCAATAATGGATCACAAAGTGTGGAAATGAGAAGATTAGTTAGAAATGTTCTGTGTCAGTTTCGTAGAGAGGCGATGGTGATCCAGATGAGTGTGAAAATGGAGAGAAGTGAgaaatttgaaatgaattttggagagaGAATAGAATGTGCTCATGGAATGAATATGAGTGTGAAGAAAAAAGTGCTGATTCCTAGGTTTGGAGCTTGGGCATCGGGAGAAACAGCAGTGCAATCTACAGAGATGGAGAAGACTAAACACAGGACAGGTGTTTTGGGGAGAGGAAGAAATTGAGAATTCCATTCTGGACATGCTCATTGTGAAATACC encodes:
- the LOC106993955 gene encoding histone H2B.N; this encodes MYFICLNDLRFPKNKTELYFPVKKKYERANSATGKKRRWRKKRRKEAYFSYVGKILKQIHPDFSGRSWVLYALGALNAWQLESVSLEAFRLSFYNHRRAITGREILGAVKQRSSQKSF